A single window of Streptomyces griseoviridis DNA harbors:
- a CDS encoding amino acid permease, giving the protein MPDQGAPQQDHPNPGAAPGFGARLMRRKPVELLVAEGGHGEGGTLRRSLGLWQLTMISIGATLGTGIFVVLGEAVPKAGPAVILSFVLAGFTALFSALSYAELAGTIPVAGSSYSYAYATLGELIAWVCGWCLILEYGVSVAAVAVGWGQYLNELLDGTIGVTLPEALSAPPGDGGVFNLPALIVVLLAMTFLLGGARESARANTIMVCVKIAALVMFCAIGVQGFKSGNYAHFMPLGVAGVSAAGATLFFSYIGFDAASTAGEEAKNPQRDLPRAIMLSLVIVTLLYVMVAAVAVGARPWRRFDDSEAALAQIMRDVTGETVWGTLLAFCAVIAIASVVLTVLYGQTRILFAMARDGLVPKIFARVHPKTGAPRANTLIVSLFCGVLASVIPLGQLADATSIGTLFAFALVNVAVVVLRRTRPEMPRTFRVPLSPVLPALGFALCVWLMGSLSSVTWVVFGCWMAAGLVFYFLYGHRRSRLAPSES; this is encoded by the coding sequence GTGCCGGACCAAGGAGCACCCCAGCAAGACCACCCGAACCCAGGAGCCGCCCCGGGGTTCGGCGCCCGTCTGATGCGGCGCAAACCGGTGGAACTGCTGGTCGCCGAGGGCGGCCACGGCGAGGGCGGGACGCTCAGGCGCTCGCTCGGGCTCTGGCAGCTGACCATGATCAGCATCGGCGCCACCCTCGGCACCGGCATCTTCGTGGTCCTCGGCGAGGCCGTGCCCAAGGCCGGACCCGCCGTCATCCTCTCCTTCGTCCTCGCCGGGTTCACCGCCCTCTTCTCGGCCCTCTCCTACGCCGAACTCGCCGGCACCATCCCCGTCGCCGGCTCCTCCTACTCCTACGCGTACGCCACCCTGGGCGAACTCATCGCCTGGGTCTGCGGCTGGTGTCTGATCCTGGAGTACGGCGTCTCCGTCGCGGCCGTCGCCGTCGGCTGGGGCCAGTACCTGAACGAACTCCTCGACGGCACCATCGGCGTCACCCTCCCCGAGGCGCTCTCCGCCCCGCCGGGCGACGGCGGCGTCTTCAACCTGCCCGCGCTGATCGTCGTCCTGCTCGCCATGACGTTCCTGCTGGGCGGCGCCCGCGAGTCGGCCCGCGCCAACACGATCATGGTCTGCGTCAAGATCGCCGCGCTGGTCATGTTCTGCGCCATCGGCGTGCAGGGCTTCAAGTCGGGCAACTACGCGCACTTCATGCCGCTCGGGGTGGCCGGGGTCAGCGCCGCGGGCGCCACCCTGTTCTTCTCGTACATCGGCTTCGACGCCGCCTCCACGGCCGGCGAGGAGGCCAAGAACCCGCAGCGGGACCTGCCCCGCGCCATCATGCTGTCGCTCGTCATCGTCACGCTCCTGTACGTGATGGTCGCGGCCGTCGCCGTGGGCGCCAGGCCCTGGCGGCGCTTCGACGACTCCGAGGCCGCCCTCGCCCAGATCATGCGGGACGTCACGGGGGAGACCGTCTGGGGCACCCTGCTCGCGTTCTGCGCGGTGATCGCCATCGCCAGCGTCGTCCTCACCGTCCTCTACGGCCAGACCCGCATCCTGTTCGCCATGGCCAGGGACGGCCTGGTGCCCAAGATCTTCGCCAGGGTCCACCCCAAAACCGGCGCGCCCCGCGCCAACACCCTGATCGTCTCGCTGTTCTGCGGCGTCCTCGCCTCGGTCATCCCGCTCGGCCAGCTCGCCGACGCGACCAGCATCGGCACCCTCTTCGCCTTCGCGCTCGTCAACGTCGCCGTCGTCGTCCTGCGCAGGACCAGGCCCGAGATGCCCCGCACCTTCCGGGTGCCGCTCTCCCCGGTGCTGCCCGCCCTCGGCTTCGCGCTCTGCGTCTGGCTGATGGGCAGCCTGTCCTCCGTCACCTGGGTGGTCTTCGGGTGCTGGATGGCCGCCGGGCTCGTGTTCTACTTCCTCTACGGTCACCGCCGCTCCCGTCTCGCACCATCTGAGAGCTGA
- a CDS encoding GuaB1 family IMP dehydrogenase-related protein: MRFLNDIQPPYDLTYDDVFMVPSRSAVGSRQGVDLSSPDGTGTTIPLVVANMTAIAGRRMAETVARRGGLVVIPQDIPIEVVTEVVSWVKSRHLVLDTPIVLSPHQTVADALALLPKRAHNAGVVVDDKGRPVGVVTDEDLTGVDRFTQLDVVMSKDLLLLDADIDPREAFNRLDGANRRYAPAVDPEGRLAGILTRTGALRATLYTPAVDADGGLRIAAAVGINGDVAGKARALLDAGVDTLVIDTAHGHQESMISAVRLVRALDPKVPIVAGNIVAAEGVRDLIEAGADIIKVGVGPGAMCTTRMMTGVGRPQFSAVLECAAEARKHGKHVWADGGVRHPRDVAMALAAGASNVMVGSWFAGTYESPGDLQQDASGRLYKESFGMASARAVRNRTSDESAYDRARKALFEEGISTSRMFLDPARPGVEDLIDSIIAGVRSSCTYAGAGSLDEFAEKAVVGIQSAAGYAEGKALHASWS; this comes from the coding sequence GTGCGTTTCCTCAACGACATCCAGCCCCCGTACGACCTGACGTACGACGACGTCTTCATGGTCCCGAGCCGCAGCGCCGTCGGCTCGCGGCAGGGCGTGGACCTCAGCTCCCCGGACGGCACGGGCACCACGATCCCTCTCGTCGTCGCCAACATGACCGCCATCGCGGGCCGCCGCATGGCCGAGACGGTCGCCAGGCGCGGCGGGCTCGTGGTCATCCCGCAGGACATCCCGATCGAGGTCGTCACCGAGGTCGTCTCCTGGGTCAAGAGCCGCCACCTCGTCCTCGACACCCCCATCGTGCTCTCCCCGCACCAGACCGTCGCCGACGCCCTGGCCCTGCTGCCCAAGCGCGCGCACAACGCCGGGGTCGTCGTCGACGACAAGGGCCGGCCGGTCGGCGTCGTCACCGACGAGGACCTCACCGGCGTCGACCGCTTCACCCAGCTCGACGTGGTCATGTCCAAGGACCTGCTGCTGCTCGACGCCGACATCGACCCGCGCGAGGCCTTCAACCGGCTGGACGGCGCCAACCGCCGCTACGCCCCCGCCGTGGACCCCGAAGGCCGCCTGGCCGGCATCCTCACCCGCACCGGTGCCCTGCGCGCCACCCTCTACACCCCGGCCGTCGACGCCGACGGCGGACTGCGGATCGCCGCCGCCGTCGGCATCAACGGCGATGTCGCGGGCAAGGCGCGGGCGCTGCTCGACGCGGGCGTCGACACCCTCGTCATCGACACCGCGCACGGCCACCAGGAGTCGATGATCAGCGCCGTCAGGCTGGTGCGCGCCCTCGACCCGAAGGTCCCGATCGTGGCGGGCAACATCGTCGCCGCCGAAGGCGTGCGCGATCTGATCGAGGCGGGCGCCGACATCATCAAGGTCGGCGTCGGACCCGGCGCGATGTGCACCACCCGGATGATGACCGGCGTCGGCAGGCCGCAGTTCTCCGCGGTCCTGGAGTGCGCGGCCGAGGCCAGGAAGCACGGCAAGCACGTGTGGGCCGACGGTGGGGTCCGCCACCCCCGTGACGTGGCGATGGCGCTCGCCGCCGGCGCCTCGAACGTCATGGTCGGCTCCTGGTTCGCGGGCACCTACGAGTCGCCGGGCGACCTCCAGCAGGACGCCTCGGGACGGCTCTACAAGGAGTCCTTCGGCATGGCCTCCGCCCGCGCGGTCCGCAACCGCACCTCCGACGAGTCCGCCTACGACCGGGCCCGCAAGGCCCTGTTCGAGGAGGGCATCTCCACCTCCCGGATGTTCCTCGACCCGGCCCGCCCCGGCGTCGAGGACCTGATCGACTCGATCATCGCGGGCGTCCGCTCCTCCTGCACCTACGCGGGCGCCGGCTCCCTCGACGAGTTCGCCGAGAAGGCCGTCGTCGGCATCCAGAGCGCGGCCGGCTACGCCGAGGGCAAGGCCCTGCACGCCAGCTGGAGCTGA
- a CDS encoding barstar family protein — MTSPHPVTLDLDGVTDKAGFMDRVARALALPDWFGRNWDALADVLSDPGLWPEAAAGPGLLIVVTGWRPYAAARPDEWAVAQDVLKEAADRTPALAVELAPGGPTR, encoded by the coding sequence ATGACGAGCCCGCACCCCGTCACCCTCGACCTCGACGGCGTCACCGACAAGGCCGGGTTCATGGACCGCGTCGCGCGCGCCCTCGCCCTGCCCGACTGGTTCGGCCGCAACTGGGACGCCCTCGCCGACGTCCTCTCCGACCCCGGTCTCTGGCCCGAGGCCGCCGCTGGCCCCGGGCTGCTGATCGTCGTCACCGGCTGGCGCCCGTACGCCGCGGCGCGGCCCGACGAGTGGGCCGTCGCGCAGGACGTGCTCAAGGAGGCCGCCGACCGCACGCCCGCGCTCGCCGTGGAGCTCGCCCCCGGCGGCCCGACCCGCTGA
- a CDS encoding ribonuclease domain-containing protein — protein sequence MLPRFVPRVLLCLLVLLTGCSTAPATGSAPSRSAGAPTAPSWAAGLTTVRAAALPAEARRTLTLIDRGGPYPYARDGTVFGNHEGLLPRESRGYYHEYTVPTPGSRDRGARRLVTGDEGEVYYTDDHYDSFRAVLR from the coding sequence ATGCTGCCGCGGTTCGTCCCCCGAGTCCTTCTGTGCCTGCTCGTCCTGCTGACCGGCTGCTCGACGGCCCCCGCCACCGGTTCCGCCCCCTCCAGGAGCGCCGGCGCGCCGACCGCGCCCTCGTGGGCCGCCGGCCTGACCACCGTCAGGGCCGCCGCGCTGCCCGCCGAGGCCCGGCGCACGCTCACCCTCATCGACCGGGGCGGCCCCTACCCCTACGCCAGGGACGGCACCGTCTTCGGCAACCACGAGGGGCTGCTGCCGCGCGAGAGCCGGGGCTACTACCACGAGTACACCGTGCCGACCCCCGGCTCCCGCGACCGCGGCGCCCGTCGCCTGGTCACCGGGGACGAGGGGGAGGTCTACTACACCGATGACCACTACGACTCGTTCAGGGCGGTACTGAGATGA
- a CDS encoding sugar-binding transcriptional regulator, which produces MNSSEEIAVSGMSAGRSAVRMGPAELVQAAAMARRFYLEGKSKIQIAEEFGVSRFKVARVLETALERDLVRIEIRVPAELDAERSDALRARYGLRHAVVVESPADVDESPDPENLGEVAADLLGELVTEGDVLGLAWGRSTIHMAAALDRLPPCTVVQLTGVYDAGTAERGSVEAVRRAAQVSGGDAHPIYAPMLLPDAATAAALRNQTGIARAFEYFDKVTVACVSIGSWERGISTVHDMLSDEERGHYASLGVAAEMSAHLFDGEGRRVGRDLGERCITVKADQLRRIPEVVAIAGGARKATAIDAVLRSGLVTSLVTDTSAADVLMTTGSTPKSALNREDPDGV; this is translated from the coding sequence GTGAACAGCAGTGAGGAGATCGCCGTGTCGGGTATGTCGGCGGGCCGGTCAGCAGTGCGGATGGGACCCGCTGAGCTGGTGCAGGCGGCGGCCATGGCCCGCCGCTTCTACCTGGAGGGCAAGTCCAAGATCCAGATCGCGGAGGAGTTCGGCGTCAGCCGGTTCAAGGTGGCCCGGGTGCTGGAGACGGCCCTGGAGAGAGACCTCGTCCGGATCGAGATCCGGGTACCGGCCGAGCTGGACGCCGAGCGCTCGGACGCGCTGCGCGCCCGCTACGGCCTCCGGCACGCCGTCGTCGTCGAGTCGCCCGCCGACGTCGACGAGTCGCCCGACCCGGAGAACCTCGGGGAGGTGGCCGCCGACCTGCTCGGCGAACTGGTCACCGAGGGCGATGTGCTGGGCCTCGCCTGGGGCCGGTCCACCATCCACATGGCCGCCGCCCTCGACCGGCTGCCGCCGTGCACGGTCGTGCAGCTGACGGGCGTGTACGACGCCGGGACCGCCGAGCGCGGCTCGGTGGAGGCGGTGCGCCGGGCCGCCCAGGTCTCCGGCGGCGACGCGCACCCCATCTATGCGCCGATGCTGCTGCCGGACGCGGCGACCGCGGCCGCGCTGCGCAACCAGACCGGGATCGCTCGCGCCTTCGAGTACTTCGACAAGGTCACCGTCGCCTGTGTCTCGATCGGCTCCTGGGAGCGGGGCATCTCCACGGTGCACGACATGCTCAGCGACGAGGAGCGCGGCCACTACGCCTCGCTCGGGGTCGCCGCCGAGATGTCCGCGCACCTCTTCGACGGGGAGGGCCGCCGGGTCGGCCGGGACCTCGGTGAGCGCTGCATCACCGTCAAGGCCGACCAGCTCCGCCGGATCCCCGAGGTCGTGGCCATCGCGGGCGGGGCGCGCAAGGCCACCGCGATCGACGCCGTCCTGCGGTCGGGGCTGGTGACCAGCCTGGTCACCGACACCTCCGCCGCCGATGTGCTGATGACGACGGGGTCCACCCCGAAGTCCGCGCTCAACCGCGAGGACCCCGACGGGGTCTGA
- the rpe gene encoding ribulose-phosphate 3-epimerase → MAAQINPSILSADFARLADEAKAVEGADWLHVDVMDNHFVPNLTLGVPVVESLARATDTPLDCHLMIEAPDRWAPQYVEAGASSVTFHVEAAAAPVRLAREIRAKGARASMALRPATPIEPYEDLLPELDMLLIMTVEPGFGGQAFLDIMLPKIRRTRELIGKHGLDLWLQVDGGVSASTIERCAEAGADVFVAGSAVYGADDPAEAVRALRARAESATAGASWGCDH, encoded by the coding sequence ATGGCAGCGCAGATCAACCCCAGCATCCTGTCCGCGGACTTCGCCCGCCTCGCCGACGAGGCGAAGGCGGTCGAGGGGGCCGACTGGCTCCATGTCGATGTCATGGACAACCACTTCGTGCCGAACCTGACGCTCGGGGTGCCGGTCGTAGAGTCGCTGGCGCGGGCGACGGACACCCCGCTGGACTGCCATCTGATGATCGAGGCCCCCGATCGGTGGGCACCCCAGTACGTCGAGGCGGGGGCCTCCTCCGTCACCTTCCACGTGGAGGCGGCCGCCGCCCCGGTACGGCTGGCCCGGGAGATCCGGGCCAAGGGCGCCCGCGCGTCCATGGCGCTGCGGCCCGCGACGCCCATCGAGCCCTACGAGGACCTGCTCCCCGAGCTGGACATGCTGCTGATCATGACCGTCGAGCCGGGCTTCGGCGGCCAGGCGTTCCTCGACATCATGCTGCCGAAGATCCGCCGCACCCGTGAGCTGATCGGCAAGCACGGGCTCGACCTGTGGCTCCAGGTCGACGGCGGAGTCTCCGCTTCCACCATCGAACGCTGCGCCGAGGCCGGCGCGGACGTCTTCGTCGCCGGGTCCGCGGTCTACGGCGCCGACGACCCGGCCGAGGCGGTGCGCGCCCTGCGCGCCCGTGCCGAATCCGCGACCGCCGGAGCGTCCTGGGGATGCGACCACTGA
- a CDS encoding RsmB/NOP family class I SAM-dependent RNA methyltransferase, with protein sequence MSDTSRRPRKTGKPYRRPQKDPVRMLAFEALRAVDERDAYANLVLPPLLRKAREKEGPEKFDGRDAALATELVYGTLRRQGTYDAVIASCVDRPLREVDPPVLDVISLGVHQLLGTRIPTHAAVSSAVELARVVLGDGRAKFVNAVLRKVAQDDLDGWIARVAPPWDEDPEDHLAVVHSHPRWVVSALWDALGGGRAGIEELLAADNERPEVTLVARPGRATREELLGEEAAVAGRWSPYAVRLSEGGEPGAVDAVREGRAGVQDEGSQLVALALANAPVDGPDLAWLDGCAGPGGKAALLAALAAERGAVLLASEKQPHRAGLVAKALNGNPGPYQVIAADGTRPPWRPGSFDRVLMDVPCTGLGALRRRPEARWRRRPADLDGFAPLQRALLRTALDSVRVGGVVGYATCSPHLAETRAVVDDVLKQRTDVELVDARPLLPGVPDLGDGPDIQLWPHLHGTDAMYLAILRRTGQDG encoded by the coding sequence GTGAGCGACACCTCCCGTCGGCCCCGCAAGACCGGCAAGCCCTACCGTCGGCCCCAGAAGGACCCCGTCCGCATGCTCGCCTTCGAGGCGCTGCGGGCCGTGGACGAGCGGGACGCGTACGCCAACCTCGTGCTCCCGCCGCTGCTGCGCAAGGCGCGCGAGAAGGAGGGGCCCGAGAAGTTCGACGGGCGGGACGCCGCGCTGGCCACCGAGCTGGTGTACGGGACGCTGCGCAGGCAGGGCACGTACGACGCCGTCATCGCCTCCTGCGTCGACCGGCCGCTGCGCGAGGTCGATCCGCCGGTCCTCGACGTCATCAGCCTCGGCGTGCACCAGCTGCTCGGCACCAGGATCCCGACCCACGCCGCCGTCTCCTCCGCCGTCGAGCTGGCCCGGGTGGTGCTGGGCGACGGGCGGGCCAAGTTCGTCAACGCCGTGCTGCGCAAGGTCGCGCAGGACGACCTCGACGGCTGGATCGCCCGGGTCGCGCCGCCCTGGGACGAGGACCCGGAGGACCACCTCGCCGTCGTGCACTCGCACCCGCGCTGGGTCGTTTCCGCCCTCTGGGACGCCCTCGGCGGCGGCCGGGCCGGCATCGAGGAGCTGCTCGCGGCCGACAACGAACGGCCCGAGGTCACCCTCGTCGCCCGCCCCGGCCGCGCCACCCGCGAGGAACTGCTCGGCGAGGAGGCCGCCGTCGCCGGGCGCTGGTCGCCGTACGCCGTGCGGCTCTCCGAGGGCGGTGAGCCCGGCGCCGTCGACGCCGTCCGCGAGGGGCGTGCGGGGGTGCAGGACGAGGGCAGCCAGCTCGTCGCGCTCGCGCTGGCCAACGCGCCGGTCGACGGGCCCGACCTGGCCTGGCTCGACGGCTGCGCGGGACCCGGCGGCAAGGCCGCGCTGCTCGCCGCGCTCGCCGCCGAACGCGGCGCCGTCCTGCTGGCCTCCGAGAAGCAGCCGCACCGGGCGGGCCTGGTGGCCAAGGCGCTGAACGGCAACCCCGGCCCCTACCAGGTGATCGCCGCCGACGGGACGAGGCCGCCCTGGCGTCCCGGCTCCTTCGACCGGGTCCTGATGGACGTCCCCTGCACCGGGCTCGGCGCCCTGCGCCGCCGCCCCGAGGCCCGCTGGCGGCGCCGCCCCGCGGACCTCGACGGCTTCGCCCCGCTCCAGCGCGCCCTGCTGCGCACCGCGCTCGACTCCGTGCGGGTCGGCGGCGTCGTCGGCTACGCGACCTGCTCCCCGCATCTCGCGGAGACCAGGGCCGTCGTCGACGACGTGCTCAAGCAGCGGACGGACGTCGAGCTGGTCGACGCCAGGCCGCTGCTGCCCGGCGTCCCCGATCTGGGCGACGGACCCGACATCCAGCTGTGGCCGCACCTGCACGGCACCGACGCCATGTACCTCGCGATCCTGCGCAGGACCGGCCAGGACGGCTGA
- the fmt gene encoding methionyl-tRNA formyltransferase, whose amino-acid sequence MKLVFAGTPEVAVPALDALIASGRHEVAAVVTRPDAPAGRGRRLVASPVAERAEEAGIEVLKPVKPRDPEFLERLREIAPDCCPVVAYGALLPRVALDVPAHGWVNLHFSLLPAWRGAAPVQHSIMAGDEITGASTFLIEEGLDSGPVYGTVTEVIRPTDTSGDLLTRLAFAGSGLLAATMDGIEDGTLKAVPQPADGVTLAPKITVEDGQIDWAAPALRVDRVVRGCTPAPGAWTVFRGERLKLIHVTPVPDRTDLAPGQLAVGKNSVHVGTGSYAVELLWVQAQGKKPMRAADWARGVRIADGETLVG is encoded by the coding sequence ATGAAGCTCGTCTTCGCCGGTACCCCCGAGGTCGCCGTTCCCGCCCTCGACGCCCTGATCGCCTCCGGGCGGCACGAGGTGGCCGCCGTCGTCACGCGGCCCGACGCGCCGGCCGGGCGCGGGCGCAGGCTGGTGGCGTCGCCCGTGGCGGAGCGCGCGGAGGAGGCCGGCATCGAGGTGCTGAAGCCGGTGAAGCCGCGGGACCCCGAGTTCCTCGAACGGCTGCGGGAGATCGCCCCCGACTGCTGCCCCGTCGTCGCGTACGGGGCGCTGCTGCCCCGCGTCGCCCTCGACGTGCCCGCCCACGGCTGGGTCAATCTGCACTTCTCGCTGCTGCCCGCCTGGCGCGGCGCCGCCCCGGTGCAGCACTCCATCATGGCCGGCGACGAGATCACCGGCGCCTCCACCTTCCTCATCGAGGAGGGCCTCGACTCCGGGCCCGTCTACGGCACCGTCACCGAGGTGATCCGCCCCACCGACACCAGCGGCGACCTGCTCACCCGGCTCGCCTTCGCCGGTTCCGGGCTGCTCGCCGCGACGATGGACGGCATCGAGGACGGCACCCTGAAGGCGGTGCCGCAGCCCGCCGACGGCGTCACCCTCGCGCCGAAGATCACCGTCGAGGACGGGCAGATCGACTGGGCCGCCCCGGCGCTGCGCGTCGACCGCGTGGTGCGCGGCTGCACGCCCGCGCCCGGCGCCTGGACCGTCTTCCGGGGCGAGCGGCTCAAGCTCATCCACGTCACGCCGGTCCCCGACCGCACCGACCTCGCGCCAGGGCAGCTCGCCGTCGGCAAGAACAGCGTCCACGTCGGCACCGGCTCGTACGCCGTCGAGCTGCTGTGGGTGCAGGCCCAGGGCAAGAAGCCGATGCGCGCGGCGGACTGGGCCCGCGGCGTCCGCATCGCCGACGGGGAGACGCTCGTCGGATAG
- a CDS encoding primosomal protein N', which translates to MSVPFGKNAGVSSDDGQGGDGAGKAPPEQLALIRASVRDAKKPRAKPRTWRGAALAKELPVARVLVDKGVLHLDRYFDYAVPEELDADAQPGVRVRVRFGAGRHRVRDGRREGGGLIDGFLVDRLAESDYSGPLAALAQVVSPERVLSAELLGLTRAVADRYAGSLADVLQLAVPPRNARAEQRPSPAPLPPPPAPDAGPWTRYGHGAAFVDALASGGAPRAVWNALPGPGWSDELARAMAATLASGRGALAVLPDGRTVARVDAALTALLGEGRHAVLTADAGPEKRYRQWLAVRRGSVRAVIGTRAAMFAPVQDLGLVALWDDGDDSHSEPHAPQPHAREVLLLRAAQDRCGFLLGGWSCTVEAAQLVETGWARPLIAARDQVRGAAPLVRTVGDGDLARDEAARAARLPTLAWQAVREGLRGGPVLVQVPRRGYVPRMACAACRAPARCRHCAGPLEAPDASALTCGWCGRPEENWHCPECGGFRLRAQVVGARRTAEELGRAFPAVPVRTSGREQVLDTVPGAPALVVSTPGAEPVAEGGYAAALLLDGWAMLGRPDLRAGEDALRRWIGAAALVRPQSEGGTVVVVAEPTLRPVQALVRWDPVGHAVRELAERAELGFPPVSRMAAVSGAPEAVSAFLAAAELPAEAEVLGPVPLPVTTAGRPRRVGAPPPGERWERALIRVPQGSGAALAAALKAAQAARMARGAPTGAGEAGAVRVRVDPPDIG; encoded by the coding sequence ATGTCAGTGCCGTTTGGTAAGAATGCAGGCGTGAGCAGCGATGACGGGCAGGGTGGGGACGGCGCCGGGAAGGCGCCGCCCGAGCAGCTCGCGTTGATCCGGGCCAGTGTGCGGGACGCGAAGAAGCCCCGCGCCAAGCCGCGCACCTGGCGGGGGGCCGCCCTCGCCAAGGAGCTGCCCGTCGCGCGGGTGCTGGTCGACAAAGGGGTGCTGCACCTCGACCGGTACTTCGACTACGCCGTGCCCGAGGAGCTGGACGCGGACGCGCAGCCGGGGGTGCGGGTCCGGGTCAGGTTCGGGGCCGGGCGGCATCGGGTGCGCGACGGAAGGCGGGAGGGCGGCGGTCTGATCGACGGGTTCCTCGTCGATCGGCTCGCCGAGTCCGACTACTCGGGACCCCTCGCCGCCCTCGCCCAGGTCGTCTCCCCCGAGCGGGTGCTCAGCGCGGAACTGCTCGGGCTCACCCGCGCCGTCGCCGACCGGTACGCCGGCAGCCTCGCCGACGTGCTCCAGCTCGCCGTCCCGCCGCGCAACGCCCGCGCCGAGCAGCGGCCGTCCCCCGCCCCCCTGCCGCCGCCCCCCGCCCCGGACGCCGGCCCCTGGACGCGGTACGGACACGGGGCGGCCTTCGTCGACGCACTCGCCTCCGGCGGCGCCCCGCGCGCCGTCTGGAACGCCCTGCCTGGCCCTGGGTGGAGCGACGAACTCGCCCGCGCCATGGCCGCGACGCTCGCCTCCGGGCGCGGCGCCCTCGCCGTACTGCCCGACGGCCGGACCGTCGCCCGCGTCGACGCCGCCCTCACCGCCCTGCTCGGCGAGGGCCGGCACGCCGTCCTGACCGCCGACGCCGGGCCCGAGAAGCGCTACCGCCAGTGGCTCGCCGTGCGGCGCGGCTCGGTACGGGCCGTTATCGGCACCCGCGCCGCCATGTTCGCCCCGGTCCAGGACCTCGGCCTGGTCGCCCTCTGGGACGACGGCGACGACAGCCACAGCGAACCCCACGCCCCGCAGCCGCACGCCCGCGAGGTGCTGCTGCTGCGCGCGGCCCAGGACCGGTGCGGATTCCTCCTCGGCGGTTGGAGCTGCACCGTGGAGGCCGCCCAGCTCGTCGAGACCGGCTGGGCCAGGCCGCTGATCGCCGCGCGCGACCAGGTGCGCGGCGCCGCTCCGCTGGTGCGGACCGTCGGGGACGGCGACCTCGCCCGCGACGAGGCCGCGCGCGCCGCTCGGCTGCCCACCCTCGCCTGGCAGGCCGTCAGGGAGGGGCTGCGCGGCGGCCCCGTCCTCGTCCAGGTGCCCCGGCGCGGTTACGTCCCCCGGATGGCCTGTGCCGCCTGCCGGGCCCCCGCCCGCTGCCGGCACTGCGCCGGGCCCCTCGAAGCCCCCGACGCCTCCGCGCTGACCTGCGGCTGGTGCGGGCGCCCCGAGGAGAACTGGCACTGCCCCGAGTGCGGCGGCTTCCGGCTGCGCGCCCAGGTCGTCGGCGCCCGGCGCACCGCCGAGGAACTGGGCCGGGCCTTCCCCGCCGTCCCGGTGCGCACCTCCGGGCGCGAGCAGGTGCTCGACACCGTGCCGGGCGCCCCCGCGCTCGTCGTCAGCACACCGGGCGCCGAGCCCGTCGCCGAGGGCGGCTACGCGGCCGCGCTGCTCCTCGACGGCTGGGCCATGCTCGGCCGGCCCGATCTGCGGGCCGGTGAGGACGCCCTGCGCCGCTGGATCGGGGCCGCCGCGCTGGTACGGCCCCAGTCCGAGGGCGGCACGGTGGTCGTCGTCGCCGAACCCACCCTGCGTCCGGTGCAGGCGCTGGTGCGCTGGGACCCCGTCGGGCACGCTGTGCGGGAACTCGCCGAGCGGGCCGAGCTCGGCTTCCCCCCGGTGTCCCGGATGGCCGCCGTCTCGGGAGCCCCTGAGGCGGTCTCCGCGTTCCTCGCCGCGGCCGAACTGCCCGCCGAGGCCGAGGTGTTGGGGCCGGTGCCGCTGCCCGTCACGACCGCGGGACGGCCCCGCCGGGTCGGGGCGCCGCCGCCGGGCGAGCGGTGGGAGCGGGCCCTGATCCGGGTACCGCAGGGCAGCGGCGCCGCCCTGGCCGCAGCCCTGAAGGCCGCGCAGGCCGCACGGATGGCCCGGGGCGCGCCGACGGGGGCGGGGGAGGCCGGCGCGGTCCGGGTACGGGTCGATCCGCCGGACATCGGCTGA